From a region of the Odoribacter splanchnicus DSM 20712 genome:
- the rpoB gene encoding DNA-directed RNA polymerase subunit beta, protein MSSNTSNKRISFASTKNQLQYPDFLEVQLKSFKDFFQLGTTPENRKNEGLYTVFKENFPITDTRNNFVLEFLDYFIDPPRYSIDECLEQGLTYGAPLKAKLKLYCTDPEHEDFDTVIEDVYLGNVPYMTPKGTFVINGAERVIVSQLHRSPGVFFGQSVHANGTKLYSARIIPFKGSWIEFATDINNVMYAYIDRKKKLPVTTLLRAIGFETDKDILQIFDLADEINVSKTGLKKVVGRRLAARVLKTWVEDFVDEDTGEVVSIERNEIIVDRETVLENEHIDAIVDSGAKTILLHKEKQNLADYAIIYNTLQKDPCNSEKEAVMHIYRQLRSSEPPDEATARDVIDKLFFSDKRYDLGDVGRYKLNKKLGLSTDPAVRVLTKEDMIEIIKYLIKLLNARTDVDDIDHLSNRRVRTVGEQLYNQFGVGLARMARTIRERMNVRDNEVFTPVDLINSKILSSVINSFFGTNALSQFMDQTNPLAEITHKRRMSALGPGGLSRDRAGFEVRDVHYTHYGRLCPIETPEGPNIGLISSLCVYAKINDLGFIETPYRKVEAGVVDLSPEGVKYLSAEEEEGLVIAQANAKIDDEGHFVNKRAKSRKDGDFPVEEIENVNLMDVAPNQIASIAASLIPFLEHDDANRALMGSNMMRQAVPIIKPQAPIVGTGLEGALVRDSRTQIVAEGPGVVDFVDGRRIVIKYDQTEEERFVSFDGDTKEYVLPKYKRTNQSTTMTLRPIVRKGQRVEEGEILTEGYSSEGGELALGRNLKVAYMPWKGYNYEDAIVISENIVRNDVFTSVHVDEYSLEVRETKRGLEELTADIPNVSEDATKDLDENGIIRIGARVKPGDILIGKITPKGESDPSPEEKLLRAIFGDKAGDVKDASLKASPSLSGVIIDKKLFQRMIGDRKSKAAGKTILAEIDEQFERKVGDLTDLLIDKLFELTNGKTSQGVKNYLNEDVIPKGVKFTLKTLQNLNYLEINPNKWTTDKQKNDMIRDLLHNFVIKYKEIEGQMKRKKYNATVGDELPSGIIKMAKVYVAKKRKLQIGDKMAGRHGNKGIVSRVVRVEDMPFLADGTPVDICLNPLGVPSRMNLGQIFEAVLGWAGKELGLKFATPIFDGASLDDINAYTDKAGVPRYGTTYLYDGGTGERFDQPATVGVTYFLKLGHMVDDKMHARSIGPYSLITQQPLGGKAQFGGQRFGEMEVWALEAFGAAHILQEILTVKSDDVMGRTKTYEHIVKGEPMPTPGLPESFNVLLHELRGLGLSVNLI, encoded by the coding sequence ATGTCTTCAAATACTTCAAACAAAAGAATAAGCTTTGCCTCCACGAAAAATCAGTTGCAATATCCTGATTTTCTTGAAGTGCAATTAAAGTCTTTCAAGGACTTTTTTCAATTGGGTACGACGCCTGAAAACAGAAAGAACGAAGGCCTGTATACTGTTTTCAAGGAGAACTTCCCAATCACCGACACCCGGAACAATTTTGTTCTGGAATTTTTGGACTACTTCATCGACCCGCCCCGTTATTCGATAGACGAATGTCTGGAGCAAGGATTGACTTACGGAGCTCCGTTGAAGGCCAAACTGAAGTTGTATTGTACGGATCCCGAACACGAGGATTTCGACACGGTGATTGAAGACGTATATCTGGGGAATGTTCCGTATATGACGCCCAAAGGCACCTTTGTGATTAACGGAGCCGAGCGTGTGATCGTATCTCAGTTGCACAGATCACCGGGTGTATTTTTCGGACAGAGCGTTCATGCTAATGGTACCAAACTTTATTCCGCCAGAATTATCCCGTTCAAGGGTTCCTGGATCGAGTTCGCGACAGACATCAACAATGTGATGTATGCTTACATCGACCGGAAGAAAAAATTGCCGGTAACGACTTTGTTACGTGCTATCGGCTTTGAGACGGATAAGGATATCTTGCAGATATTCGACCTGGCGGATGAAATAAATGTTTCCAAAACGGGATTGAAAAAAGTCGTTGGCCGTCGGTTGGCTGCGCGTGTTTTGAAGACCTGGGTGGAAGATTTCGTGGATGAAGATACCGGTGAGGTGGTTTCTATCGAACGAAACGAAATCATTGTGGATCGGGAAACTGTTCTGGAAAATGAACATATTGATGCAATCGTCGATTCAGGTGCAAAGACGATTCTGTTGCATAAAGAAAAGCAAAATCTGGCAGATTATGCCATTATATACAATACACTGCAAAAAGACCCGTGTAACTCGGAAAAAGAAGCAGTGATGCACATCTATAGACAGCTGCGTAGCTCAGAACCACCTGACGAAGCGACTGCCCGTGATGTTATCGATAAATTGTTCTTCTCTGACAAGCGCTACGACCTGGGAGATGTTGGACGTTACAAGTTGAATAAAAAACTGGGACTTTCTACCGATCCGGCTGTTCGGGTGCTGACCAAAGAAGATATGATCGAGATTATCAAATATCTGATCAAGCTGTTGAATGCCCGTACAGATGTAGATGATATCGACCACTTGAGCAACCGTCGTGTACGTACTGTAGGCGAACAGTTGTACAATCAGTTCGGTGTCGGGCTGGCCCGTATGGCCCGTACAATCCGTGAACGGATGAACGTTCGTGACAATGAGGTGTTTACTCCGGTAGATCTGATCAATTCCAAGATCCTGTCTTCTGTGATCAACTCTTTCTTCGGTACGAATGCGCTGTCACAGTTTATGGACCAGACGAACCCGCTGGCTGAGATTACACATAAACGTCGTATGTCGGCCTTAGGACCTGGTGGTCTTTCCCGTGACCGTGCCGGATTCGAGGTGCGTGACGTTCACTATACCCACTACGGACGACTTTGTCCGATCGAGACCCCGGAAGGTCCGAATATCGGTTTGATTTCTTCACTTTGTGTATATGCAAAAATCAACGATTTAGGATTTATCGAAACTCCTTACCGGAAGGTGGAGGCCGGAGTGGTGGATCTGTCACCGGAAGGGGTGAAATATTTATCGGCAGAGGAAGAAGAAGGACTGGTAATCGCTCAGGCGAATGCGAAGATCGACGACGAAGGTCACTTTGTGAACAAACGGGCTAAATCCCGTAAAGACGGAGACTTCCCGGTTGAAGAGATCGAGAATGTCAATCTGATGGACGTTGCACCTAATCAGATTGCTTCTATCGCCGCTTCTTTGATTCCGTTCCTGGAACATGACGATGCCAACCGTGCCTTGATGGGGTCTAACATGATGCGTCAGGCTGTGCCTATCATCAAGCCGCAGGCTCCGATTGTAGGAACCGGTTTGGAAGGTGCTTTGGTGCGGGATTCCCGGACACAGATCGTAGCAGAAGGACCTGGTGTTGTCGATTTCGTGGATGGACGCCGGATCGTGATCAAATACGACCAGACCGAAGAAGAACGTTTTGTAAGCTTTGACGGGGATACGAAAGAGTATGTCCTGCCGAAATATAAACGTACCAACCAGAGTACGACCATGACTTTACGTCCGATAGTCCGTAAAGGACAGCGCGTAGAGGAAGGGGAAATCCTGACCGAAGGATATTCTTCGGAAGGAGGTGAACTGGCACTCGGACGTAACCTGAAAGTGGCTTATATGCCCTGGAAAGGGTATAACTATGAGGATGCTATCGTGATCTCTGAAAATATCGTTCGTAACGATGTATTTACTTCTGTACATGTGGATGAATATTCACTGGAAGTGCGCGAAACGAAACGAGGTTTGGAAGAGTTGACCGCCGATATCCCCAATGTCAGTGAAGATGCTACGAAGGATCTGGATGAAAACGGTATTATCCGCATCGGAGCCCGTGTGAAACCGGGAGATATCCTGATCGGTAAGATTACCCCGAAAGGAGAATCCGATCCGAGTCCGGAAGAAAAATTGCTGCGTGCGATCTTCGGTGATAAAGCCGGTGATGTGAAAGATGCTTCTCTGAAAGCTTCTCCTTCACTGAGCGGTGTCATTATCGATAAAAAATTGTTCCAGCGGATGATCGGCGACCGGAAATCGAAAGCTGCAGGTAAGACGATCCTGGCTGAAATCGACGAACAATTCGAACGGAAAGTAGGCGATTTAACCGATTTGCTGATCGACAAATTGTTCGAACTGACCAATGGGAAGACTTCTCAGGGAGTGAAGAATTACCTGAACGAAGATGTTATTCCGAAAGGCGTGAAGTTTACGCTGAAAACCTTGCAAAATCTGAATTATCTGGAAATCAATCCGAACAAGTGGACGACAGATAAACAGAAGAACGATATGATCCGTGATTTGCTGCACAACTTTGTGATCAAATACAAGGAGATCGAAGGACAGATGAAGCGTAAAAAATATAATGCTACTGTCGGAGACGAACTTCCTTCCGGCATCATCAAAATGGCTAAAGTTTACGTAGCGAAAAAACGTAAATTGCAGATCGGTGATAAGATGGCAGGACGTCACGGTAATAAAGGTATCGTATCCCGTGTTGTAAGGGTTGAAGATATGCCGTTCCTGGCCGACGGTACTCCGGTGGATATTTGTTTGAATCCGTTGGGTGTACCTTCCCGTATGAACCTGGGACAGATTTTCGAAGCTGTATTGGGCTGGGCCGGTAAAGAATTGGGATTGAAATTCGCTACTCCGATTTTCGACGGTGCAAGCCTGGACGATATCAATGCCTATACCGATAAAGCCGGTGTGCCTCGTTACGGTACAACCTACCTGTATGACGGTGGTACCGGTGAACGTTTCGACCAGCCGGCGACAGTAGGAGTGACCTACTTCCTGAAACTGGGGCACATGGTAGATGATAAAATGCATGCCCGTTCGATCGGACCGTACTCGTTGATTACGCAACAGCCTTTGGGTGGTAAAGCTCAATTCGGTGGGCAGCGTTTCGGTGAGATGGAGGTTTGGGCTCTGGAAGCTTTCGGAGCTGCTCATATCCTGCAGGAAATCCTGACCGTGAAGTCTGACGATGTAATGGGCCGTACCAAAACTTACGAGCATATCGTAAAAGGAGAGCCTATGCCTACCCCGGGTCTGCCCGAATCATTCAACGTATTGTTGCATGAGCTGAGAGGACTGGGATTAAGCGTGAACTTGATATAA
- the nusG gene encoding transcription termination/antitermination protein NusG, whose protein sequence is MAEIKKRWYVLRVIGGKEKKVKEYIENEVASLGLQDYVSQVLIPTEKIYQVRNGKKISKERNFFPGYVMIEAALVGEIPHMLRDITNVIGFLGETKGGDPVPMRQSEINRILGTVDELSEQPEEINIPYVVGESVKVTDGPFNGFTGVIEEVNNDKKRVKVIVKVFGRQTPLELSFMQVEKE, encoded by the coding sequence ATGGCAGAAATTAAAAAAAGATGGTATGTACTTCGTGTGATCGGCGGGAAAGAGAAGAAGGTAAAGGAGTACATCGAGAATGAAGTTGCCAGTCTAGGGCTGCAAGATTATGTTTCACAGGTTTTGATACCTACCGAGAAAATTTATCAGGTACGTAACGGTAAAAAGATCAGCAAAGAGCGGAACTTTTTTCCCGGTTATGTAATGATAGAGGCGGCTCTTGTCGGTGAGATACCCCACATGCTTCGTGATATCACGAACGTGATAGGCTTCCTGGGGGAAACTAAAGGGGGCGATCCGGTGCCGATGCGTCAATCGGAAATCAACCGGATTCTGGGTACAGTAGATGAACTGTCGGAACAGCCCGAGGAGATAAACATACCTTATGTCGTTGGCGAATCGGTAAAAGTTACTGACGGTCCGTTCAACGGTTTTACCGGCGTGATAGAGGAAGTGAACAATGACAAAAAACGGGTGAAAGTAATTGTCAAGGTTTTTGGTCGTCAGACACCACTCGAATTGAGTTTCATGCAGGTAGAAAAAGAATAA
- the rplA gene encoding 50S ribosomal protein L1 encodes MSKLTKNKKLALEKIEDGRAYTIEEAAQLVKEITFTKFDASVDIDVRLGVDPRKANQMVRGVVTLPHGTGKDIRVLVLCTPDKVEEAKAAGADYVGLDEYIEKLKSGWTDIDIIITMPAIMGKIGALGRILGPRGLMPNPKSGTVTMEIGKAVKEVKQGKIDFKVDKFGIVHTSIGKVNFEAEKIMDNAREFMATIQKLKPSSAKGTYVKSVFLSSTMSPGIKLDLKSLLD; translated from the coding sequence ATGAGTAAACTGACAAAAAATAAGAAGTTAGCTTTAGAAAAGATCGAAGATGGTAGAGCTTATACCATTGAAGAAGCTGCTCAGCTGGTGAAAGAAATTACTTTTACCAAGTTTGATGCGTCAGTTGACATAGACGTTCGTCTGGGTGTAGACCCGCGTAAAGCCAATCAAATGGTTCGCGGTGTCGTTACATTGCCCCATGGAACCGGTAAAGATATCAGAGTATTGGTACTTTGTACCCCTGATAAGGTTGAAGAAGCCAAAGCTGCCGGTGCCGACTATGTTGGATTGGATGAGTATATTGAAAAATTGAAATCAGGTTGGACTGATATCGACATCATTATTACTATGCCGGCCATCATGGGTAAAATTGGTGCTTTAGGACGAATCCTAGGTCCGCGTGGATTGATGCCAAACCCGAAGAGCGGTACTGTTACCATGGAAATCGGTAAAGCCGTAAAAGAGGTTAAGCAGGGAAAAATTGATTTTAAAGTTGACAAATTTGGTATCGTACACACTTCTATCGGTAAAGTAAACTTTGAAGCAGAAAAGATTATGGATAATGCCCGTGAATTTATGGCTACGATCCAAAAACTGAAACCTTCTTCTGCAAAAGGTACTTATGTGAAGAGTGTATTCCTGTCAAGTACAATGAGTCCCGGTATTAAATTAGACCTTAAGTCATTACTTGATTAA
- the rpoC gene encoding DNA-directed RNA polymerase subunit beta' encodes MAFRKDNNTNKPKSFTKIAIGLASPEEILEHSSGQVLKPETINYRTYKPERDGLFCERIFGPVKDYECHCGKYKRIRYKGIVCDRCGVEVTEKKVRRERMGHIQLVVPVAHIWYFKSLPNKIGYLLGLPSKKLDAVIYYERYIVVQPGIMSEKGIAELDMLTEEEYLDIVDALPADNQHLDDDDPNKFIAKMGAEAIQMLLERLNLDDLSYELRHKANTETSQQRKNEALKRLQVVEAFRESKEVNKPEWMIVKVLAVIPPELRPLVPLDGGRFATSDLNDLYRRVIIRNNRLKRLIEIKAPDVILRNEKRMLQEAVDSLFDNSRKSNAVKIENNRPLKSLSDSLKGKQGRFRQNLLGKRVDYSARSVIVVGPDLKMHECGLPKDMAAELYMPFIIRKLIERGIVKTVKSAKKIVDRRDPVVWDILENVLKGHPVLLNRAPTLHRLGIQAFQPKLIEGKAIRLHPLACTGFNADFDGDQMAVHLPLGNEAVLEAQILMLCAHNILNPANGAPITVPSQDMVLGLYYITKPRKGAKGEGLKFYSPEEVIIALNEKAVDLHAQIQVKIKDVDHAGNEYVHMIETTVGRVILNQFTPKNFPYINTLITKKSLRDIISDVFKRCGVDVTAKFLDDIKDLGYRMAFEGGLSFNLADVIVPEEKDALLQEGYDQVEEVMNNYNMGFITNNERYNQIIDIWTHVNAKLTNTLMKQLAEDDQGFNSIYMMLDSGARGSREQIRQLGGMRGLMAKPQKSGATGGQIIENPILANFKEGLSVLEYFISTHGARKGLADTALKTADAGYLTRRLVDVANDITITEEDCGTLRGVTIAAIKNNEEVVASLYERILGRVSVHDIYHPHTGELLVKSGDEITEEIAEAIEKSPIERVEVRSVLTCEAKKGVCSKCYGRNLATGKLVQMGEAVGTIAAQSIGEPGTQLTLRTFHVGGTAGNISTENSLKAKYDGIIEFEELRSVEYTQDNGQKCDVVVGRLTELRIIDKNTNIILITHNIPYGAKLFVKDGQEIKKNDLLCEWDPFNALIITEFSGKIGSENLIEGETYKEESDETTGFREKVITEFRDKTKAPALTIEDKNGNIVKSYNLPVGAHIVVKEGDEVTAGSTIVKIPRAVGKAGDITGGLPRVTELFEARNPSNPAVVSEIDGEVTYGKIKRGNREIIVTSKAGEVKKYLVSLSKQILVQENDYVRAGTPLSDGAITPTDILNIQGPIAVQEYIVNEVQDVYRMQGVKINDKHFEIIVHQMMRKVLIQDSGDTRFLENQIVDKSEFMEENDEMFGKKVVMEPGDSDRVKAGQIISARTLRDINSQLKRRDLRVVEARDAVPATSAQVLQGITRAALQTSSFISAASFQETTKVLNEAAIYGKVDPLEGLKENVICGHLIPVGTGMKELRGLVVGSKEEMEKMQGNK; translated from the coding sequence ATGGCTTTTAGAAAAGATAATAATACCAACAAGCCCAAGAGCTTTACAAAAATTGCTATCGGACTGGCCTCTCCTGAGGAAATTCTGGAACATTCCAGCGGACAGGTGTTGAAGCCCGAGACCATCAACTACCGTACTTATAAGCCTGAACGTGACGGTCTGTTCTGTGAGCGGATTTTCGGTCCGGTAAAGGATTACGAGTGCCATTGCGGTAAATACAAACGCATCCGTTATAAAGGTATCGTTTGTGACCGTTGTGGTGTGGAAGTGACGGAGAAAAAAGTACGCCGTGAACGGATGGGGCATATCCAGCTGGTCGTTCCGGTGGCTCATATCTGGTATTTCAAATCCCTCCCCAACAAGATCGGATATCTGTTAGGATTACCTTCCAAGAAATTGGATGCTGTCATTTACTACGAACGTTATATCGTGGTACAACCGGGTATTATGTCTGAAAAAGGAATCGCTGAGCTGGATATGCTCACGGAAGAGGAATACCTGGACATCGTAGATGCTCTGCCTGCCGACAATCAGCATCTGGACGATGACGATCCGAATAAATTTATCGCTAAGATGGGTGCCGAGGCGATTCAGATGTTGTTGGAACGTCTGAATTTGGACGATCTGTCTTACGAATTACGTCATAAAGCCAATACCGAGACTTCTCAGCAACGTAAAAACGAAGCGCTGAAACGTCTGCAAGTGGTAGAAGCTTTCCGTGAAAGCAAAGAGGTGAATAAACCCGAATGGATGATCGTGAAGGTGCTGGCTGTAATTCCACCGGAATTGCGTCCGTTGGTACCGTTGGACGGAGGACGTTTCGCTACTTCCGACCTGAACGATTTGTACCGTCGGGTCATTATCCGGAATAACCGTCTGAAACGGTTGATCGAAATTAAGGCGCCGGATGTGATCCTGCGTAATGAAAAACGAATGTTGCAGGAAGCTGTCGATTCATTGTTCGACAATTCACGTAAATCCAATGCCGTTAAGATCGAGAATAACCGACCGTTGAAATCACTCTCCGACAGTTTGAAAGGTAAACAAGGACGTTTCCGTCAGAACTTGCTCGGTAAACGTGTCGACTATTCGGCCCGTTCGGTTATTGTGGTGGGTCCGGACCTGAAAATGCACGAATGTGGTTTGCCGAAAGATATGGCAGCCGAATTATATATGCCGTTTATCATCCGGAAGTTGATCGAACGGGGTATCGTGAAGACCGTGAAGAGTGCCAAGAAAATCGTAGACCGTCGTGATCCGGTGGTTTGGGATATTCTGGAAAACGTATTGAAAGGTCATCCGGTATTGTTGAACCGTGCTCCGACCCTTCACCGTTTGGGTATTCAGGCCTTTCAGCCGAAATTGATCGAAGGAAAGGCTATCCGTTTGCACCCGCTGGCTTGTACCGGATTCAATGCCGACTTCGACGGTGACCAGATGGCCGTTCACTTGCCGCTGGGTAATGAAGCTGTTCTGGAAGCTCAGATCCTGATGCTTTGTGCACATAACATTCTGAACCCTGCTAATGGGGCACCGATTACAGTGCCTTCGCAGGATATGGTGCTCGGCTTGTATTATATCACCAAACCGCGTAAGGGAGCTAAAGGAGAAGGATTGAAATTCTATTCACCCGAGGAGGTGATCATCGCCCTGAATGAAAAGGCGGTAGATTTGCATGCTCAGATACAGGTGAAGATCAAGGATGTCGATCATGCTGGAAATGAATATGTCCATATGATCGAAACGACTGTGGGACGTGTTATTCTGAACCAGTTTACACCGAAGAATTTCCCGTACATCAATACACTGATTACAAAGAAATCATTGCGTGACATCATTAGTGATGTGTTCAAACGTTGCGGGGTTGATGTGACTGCCAAATTCCTGGACGATATCAAGGACCTGGGATACCGTATGGCATTCGAAGGCGGATTGTCGTTCAATCTGGCCGACGTTATCGTACCGGAAGAAAAGGATGCCCTGTTACAGGAAGGATATGACCAGGTAGAAGAGGTCATGAACAACTATAACATGGGTTTCATCACGAACAACGAACGTTACAATCAGATCATCGATATCTGGACGCATGTGAACGCCAAGCTGACCAATACGTTGATGAAACAATTGGCCGAAGACGATCAGGGATTCAACTCTATTTATATGATGCTTGACTCCGGGGCCCGTGGTTCCCGTGAACAGATCCGTCAGTTGGGCGGTATGCGTGGATTGATGGCGAAACCGCAGAAATCGGGTGCTACCGGTGGTCAGATTATCGAGAATCCGATTTTGGCGAATTTCAAAGAGGGATTGTCCGTGTTGGAGTACTTTATCTCTACTCACGGTGCCCGTAAAGGTTTGGCCGATACGGCTCTGAAAACGGCAGATGCCGGTTACCTGACCCGTCGTTTGGTGGATGTTGCCAACGATATTACAATCACAGAAGAGGATTGTGGTACGTTGAGAGGGGTTACTATCGCTGCTATCAAAAATAACGAAGAAGTAGTCGCTTCGTTGTATGAAAGAATCCTGGGACGTGTGTCTGTACACGATATTTACCATCCTCACACCGGTGAGTTATTGGTGAAATCAGGAGATGAAATCACTGAAGAGATTGCCGAAGCCATCGAGAAATCACCGATCGAACGTGTAGAAGTACGTTCTGTACTGACTTGCGAAGCGAAGAAAGGGGTATGTTCGAAATGCTACGGACGTAACCTGGCTACCGGTAAGCTGGTACAGATGGGTGAAGCTGTCGGTACCATTGCTGCACAGTCTATCGGTGAACCGGGTACACAGCTGACCTTGCGTACATTCCACGTGGGTGGTACGGCAGGTAACATCTCGACCGAGAACTCTCTGAAAGCGAAATATGACGGTATCATAGAATTCGAGGAATTGCGTTCAGTAGAATATACACAGGACAACGGTCAGAAATGTGATGTCGTTGTCGGCCGTTTGACTGAATTGCGGATTATCGATAAGAATACCAACATTATCCTGATTACGCATAATATTCCTTACGGTGCGAAACTGTTTGTGAAAGACGGTCAGGAAATTAAGAAGAATGATCTGCTTTGCGAATGGGACCCGTTCAATGCATTGATCATTACTGAATTCAGTGGTAAGATCGGTTCTGAAAATCTGATCGAAGGAGAGACTTACAAAGAAGAATCGGATGAAACGACCGGTTTCCGTGAAAAAGTAATCACCGAGTTCCGTGATAAGACCAAAGCACCTGCTTTGACCATTGAAGACAAAAACGGGAATATCGTCAAGAGTTATAACTTGCCGGTAGGGGCTCATATCGTAGTGAAAGAAGGAGACGAAGTAACGGCCGGTAGTACGATCGTGAAGATCCCGAGAGCTGTCGGTAAGGCAGGCGATATCACGGGAGGTCTTCCTCGTGTAACCGAATTGTTCGAGGCTCGTAACCCGTCGAATCCGGCAGTCGTTTCTGAAATCGACGGTGAGGTGACTTACGGTAAGATCAAACGGGGTAACCGCGAAATTATCGTAACTTCTAAAGCCGGCGAGGTGAAGAAATACCTGGTTTCTCTGTCAAAACAGATCCTGGTACAGGAAAATGACTATGTACGTGCCGGTACGCCGTTGTCCGACGGAGCGATCACTCCGACCGATATTCTGAATATTCAGGGACCGATTGCCGTTCAGGAATATATTGTGAATGAAGTTCAGGATGTATACCGGATGCAGGGTGTGAAGATCAACGATAAACATTTCGAGATCATTGTACACCAGATGATGCGTAAGGTATTGATTCAGGATTCCGGAGATACCCGCTTCCTGGAGAATCAGATCGTGGATAAGAGCGAGTTTATGGAGGAAAATGACGAGATGTTCGGTAAGAAGGTGGTGATGGAACCCGGAGACTCCGATCGCGTGAAAGCCGGCCAGATTATTTCTGCCCGTACACTCCGTGATATCAATTCTCAGTTGAAACGCCGGGATTTAAGAGTTGTCGAAGCCCGCGATGCTGTACCTGCAACTTCGGCTCAGGTATTGCAAGGAATCACCCGCGCTGCTTTGCAGACTTCCAGCTTTATCTCTGCCGCTTCTTTCCAGGAAACGACAAAAGTATTGAACGAAGCTGCCATCTACGGTAAGGTGGATCCGTTGGAAGGCTTGAAAGAAAACGTGATCTGCGGTCACTTGATTCCGGTGGGTACCGGTATGAAAGAACTCCGGGGATTGGTCGTTGGATCGAAAGAGGAAATGGAGAAAATGCAGGGTAACAAGTAA
- the secE gene encoding preprotein translocase subunit SecE, with protein MKIKAYFADVYNELVNKVSWPSWSELQSSATIVMIASVIIAIGIFVMDFSFRHIMDFIYSMFY; from the coding sequence ATGAAAATAAAAGCTTATTTCGCAGACGTTTATAACGAGCTGGTCAATAAAGTCTCCTGGCCATCATGGTCTGAACTCCAGAGCAGTGCTACCATAGTAATGATAGCTTCCGTCATTATTGCAATTGGTATATTTGTAATGGACTTTTCGTTCAGACACATTATGGATTTCATATATAGTATGTTTTATTAA
- the rplL gene encoding 50S ribosomal protein L7/L12, which yields MADLKKLAEELVNLTVKDVKELADILKEEYGIEPAAAAVAVAAPAAGGEGAAAAEQTEFDVILKSGGQSKLAVVKLVKELTGLGLKEAKELVDKAPAPLKEKVSKEEAAQLKAQLEEAGAEVELK from the coding sequence ATGGCAGATTTGAAAAAACTTGCAGAAGAATTAGTTAACCTGACAGTAAAAGACGTAAAAGAGTTAGCTGACATCCTTAAAGAAGAATACGGTATCGAACCTGCAGCTGCTGCTGTTGCTGTAGCTGCTCCTGCTGCTGGTGGCGAAGGTGCTGCTGCTGCTGAACAGACCGAGTTCGACGTAATCCTGAAATCAGGTGGTCAGTCTAAACTGGCTGTTGTGAAGTTAGTGAAAGAGCTGACCGGTCTTGGACTGAAAGAAGCTAAAGAATTAGTTGACAAAGCTCCGGCTCCTTTGAAAGAAAAAGTTTCTAAAGAAGAAGCTGCACAATTGAAAGCTCAACTGGAAGAAGCAGGAGCTGAAGTTGAACTTAAATAA
- the rplJ gene encoding 50S ribosomal protein L10, producing the protein MKREEKQVIIDNLTEQIKAHKHIYISDISELDAAATQELRRACFKAGIKLIQVKNTLLRVALDGLEADYNEIYSALTGSSAVMLSETGNAPAKLIKEFRKNHDKPVLKAAFVEECAYVGENQLDALVSIKSKEELLGDIVLLLQSPMQKLISALESGKNTIGGVLKTLEDRA; encoded by the coding sequence ATGAAAAGGGAAGAAAAACAAGTAATCATAGACAATTTAACCGAGCAGATAAAAGCACACAAGCATATCTATATCAGTGATATCTCTGAATTGGATGCAGCTGCGACACAAGAGTTGCGTAGAGCTTGCTTCAAAGCAGGAATTAAACTGATTCAGGTAAAAAACACTTTGTTGCGTGTTGCTTTGGACGGTTTGGAAGCTGACTATAATGAAATTTATAGTGCTTTGACCGGTTCTAGCGCTGTGATGCTGTCTGAGACAGGTAATGCTCCTGCGAAACTGATCAAAGAGTTCCGTAAGAACCATGACAAACCTGTATTGAAGGCTGCTTTCGTGGAAGAATGTGCCTATGTGGGTGAAAACCAACTGGACGCTCTGGTTAGCATCAAATCGAAAGAAGAGTTGCTGGGAGATATCGTACTGTTGCTGCAATCACCGATGCAGAAGCTTATCTCTGCCCTGGAATCAGGGAAGAATACTATCGGCGGAGTGCTTAAAACTCTTGAAGATAGAGCATAA
- the rplK gene encoding 50S ribosomal protein L11 has protein sequence MAKEVEALIKLQIKAGAANPSPPVGPALGSKGVNIMDFCKQFNARTQDQAGKIIPVIIQVYGDKSFDFITKQPPVAIQLLEAAKLKSGSAEPNRKKVASLSWDKVKEIAEGKMSDLNAFEIEKAMSMVAGTARSMGITIDGEKPF, from the coding sequence ATGGCAAAAGAAGTTGAAGCTCTTATCAAGCTACAGATTAAAGCTGGTGCCGCGAATCCTTCTCCTCCAGTGGGTCCTGCTTTAGGTTCTAAAGGAGTCAATATTATGGACTTCTGCAAACAATTCAATGCAAGAACTCAGGACCAGGCAGGTAAGATCATTCCGGTGATTATTCAGGTTTACGGTGATAAATCTTTTGATTTCATTACCAAACAGCCCCCTGTTGCTATTCAGCTTTTGGAAGCAGCAAAACTCAAATCCGGTTCTGCAGAACCTAACCGTAAAAAGGTGGCTTCTTTGTCTTGGGACAAAGTAAAGGAAATTGCAGAAGGCAAAATGAGCGATTTGAATGCTTTTGAAATTGAAAAAGCAATGAGCATGGTAGCTGGAACTGCCAGAAGTATGGGGATCACCATCGATGGTGAGAAACCTTTTTAA